A genomic region of Neosynechococcus sphagnicola sy1 contains the following coding sequences:
- a CDS encoding RNA recognition motif domain-containing protein, translating into FAEYGTVKRVQLPTDRETGRLRGFAFVEMETEAEETAAIEALDGAEWMGRDLKVNKARPREERSSPGGNWENRGGASRRY; encoded by the coding sequence TTTTTGCGGAATATGGCACTGTCAAACGGGTTCAGTTACCTACAGACCGAGAAACAGGGCGTTTAAGAGGGTTTGCCTTTGTAGAAATGGAAACAGAGGCAGAAGAAACAGCGGCCATTGAAGCCCTGGATGGTGCTGAGTGGATGGGGCGTGACCTCAAGGTTAATAAGGCAAGACCCCGAGAAGAAAGAAGTTCTCCAGGGGGCAACTGGGAAAATCGAGGTGGTGCTTCTCGACGCTACTAA